Proteins from one Staphylococcus sp. IVB6214 genomic window:
- a CDS encoding MSCRAMM family adhesin, with protein MISDITANSLAPLAGFRKAPHAPSLTSISQSDSSTVHASEPKSTSDSVYTSESLSHTPTLDSIVMKDVPRIATHAKGQLPDTGQSSPSDNVGMIGAITAILGGLGFMKRSRKDKHQE; from the coding sequence TTGATTAGTGATATCACTGCGAATTCATTGGCGCCTTTGGCTGGATTCCGAAAAGCACCACATGCGCCATCGTTGACATCGATCAGTCAATCTGATTCAAGTACAGTACATGCGAGCGAGCCTAAGTCGACAAGTGACTCGGTTTATACAAGTGAATCGTTATCACATACGCCAACACTAGACAGTATTGTGATGAAGGATGTGCCGAGAATAGCTACACATGCTAAAGGACAACTTCCGGATACAGGTCAATCGTCACCTTCTGATAATGTGGGTATGATTGGAGCAATTACTGCAATACTCGGTGGATTAGGTTTCATGAAACGATCTAGAAAAGACAAACATCAAGAATAA
- the secY2 gene encoding accessory Sec system protein translocase subunit SecY2 produces MKKNLLHRIFYQYEYKIVYKRAAFTLFILLIYILGSHMTIVDQSDMRMHDETFYRLAVSNVGGNINTLNVFTLGLGPWLTALVILMLWRYRNSEKMLRQTRRERHRQEKCLTVVFSLIQGYFVIHQYIRMEQLEKVNIWMLLLVLVTGTMLLIWLADQNVRYGIAGAMPIVLLSIIRTLFYQKMPSFSMDGRTMAIVMGAIVMIMVILLFLELVEYRLGYFNIMQVEQTQVTSFVAWKLNPAGSIAIMMSLSVYILLNSLFNMGIYFLTGTIKTISVTQLSHPVGVTLYIVVQILLGYGLSRLLINTKLKAKEFLKAGHYFDGISPGVETETYLHQKARIICWMGTLIVGMIMGVPLYLSLMLPHLSQQVYIAIQLMILIYIGMNIAETMRTYFYFDKYRQFLTKYW; encoded by the coding sequence GTGAAGAAAAATTTATTACATCGTATTTTTTATCAGTACGAATATAAAATTGTTTATAAAAGAGCAGCGTTTACGTTGTTTATTTTATTGATATACATATTAGGCAGCCACATGACGATTGTAGATCAATCAGATATGCGGATGCATGACGAGACATTTTATCGTCTAGCTGTTTCAAATGTAGGTGGAAATATTAATACCTTGAATGTATTTACATTGGGTTTAGGTCCGTGGTTGACAGCTTTGGTGATTCTAATGCTATGGCGCTATCGCAATAGTGAGAAGATGTTGCGACAGACACGTAGAGAACGTCATCGTCAAGAGAAGTGTTTAACGGTTGTTTTCAGTCTCATACAGGGATACTTCGTTATTCATCAATATATACGAATGGAACAACTTGAGAAGGTCAATATATGGATGTTGTTACTTGTTCTTGTCACAGGAACAATGTTGCTTATTTGGTTGGCAGATCAAAATGTGCGGTATGGCATAGCAGGTGCAATGCCTATTGTTTTGTTAAGCATTATTAGGACACTTTTTTATCAAAAGATGCCTTCCTTTTCAATGGATGGTCGTACGATGGCTATCGTTATGGGTGCTATTGTGATGATTATGGTTATTTTATTATTTTTAGAATTGGTAGAGTATCGATTGGGATACTTTAACATCATGCAGGTGGAACAAACGCAAGTGACATCATTTGTTGCTTGGAAGCTGAACCCAGCTGGGAGTATTGCGATTATGATGAGCTTATCTGTTTATATTTTGCTGAATAGCTTGTTTAATATGGGGATTTATTTTTTGACTGGCACAATTAAAACGATATCTGTTACGCAGTTGAGTCATCCAGTAGGAGTTACCTTATATATTGTTGTACAGATCTTGTTGGGATACGGACTTTCACGATTGCTCATTAATACAAAGCTCAAGGCAAAGGAGTTTTTGAAAGCAGGGCATTATTTTGATGGCATTTCACCGGGCGTAGAAACTGAAACATATCTTCATCAAAAGGCACGTATTATCTGTTGGATGGGAACACTCATTGTTGGCATGATTATGGGAGTGCCACTCTATTTGTCGTTGATGTTGCCGCATTTGTCACAACAAGTTTATATTGCAATTCAATTGATGATCTTAATATATATCGGTATGAATATCGCAGAGACGATGCGTACCTATTTCTATTTTGATAAATATCGACAGTTTTTAACAAAATATTGGTAA
- the asp1 gene encoding accessory Sec system protein Asp1, translated as MKYFVPAWYDAQRWWQSNAKPLIHRRTVTAFDDMISLMSMHRKNKSPFQLIILNYAPDLRTFLHRYDLYDVEYWSVFDDIQGFTHRTPRAVDYRELNWPEGTAFLQMSQMIRACMPNEMYANIHFNQDGYVIWIEVFQQNTLRYRYLIDDRGFVSSVIFFDAFGDEVQQRYLTGEGDWIIQECLKSGSVLVNARYQDYFKHNQYQSMTSVIHEYLKSYCTTVLEADDVVIAAADKRHQQMVVSLFELHKLCFSVFQQRDYLDERALPPAASNIYWLVDTLENERILTAHQAVVQGGHPVMRVTPFDVQTMSNISSQLHETYIGVWLDIEDETMCQKMWSQLVSYLEQDDTLRLTLLTEKKPHAHPQWIHEAIARVNTQLNTENTVSETEADLMEQPEPIEYVKMKYLPFESDLVESISTLRVVVDLSKEPDLYLQICCLSAGLPQINRCATDYVMHGMNGYIVAGETELVTALDVYLKHLKNWNQSYAYAMKLAKQYTSDKIIAQLDVLIEGETDGTTI; from the coding sequence ATGAAGTATTTTGTACCGGCTTGGTATGATGCACAGCGATGGTGGCAGAGTAATGCGAAACCACTGATTCATAGACGTACGGTAACCGCCTTTGATGATATGATCAGTCTCATGTCTATGCATCGTAAAAATAAAAGCCCATTTCAATTAATCATACTCAATTATGCACCGGATTTACGTACTTTTCTGCATCGATATGACCTTTATGATGTGGAGTATTGGTCTGTCTTCGATGATATTCAAGGATTTACCCATCGCACACCTCGTGCAGTGGACTATCGTGAGTTGAATTGGCCAGAGGGGACAGCGTTTTTACAAATGTCTCAAATGATACGTGCGTGTATGCCGAATGAGATGTATGCCAATATCCACTTTAACCAAGATGGCTATGTGATATGGATAGAGGTATTTCAACAAAATACTCTACGGTATCGGTATTTGATTGATGATCGTGGTTTTGTATCGAGTGTGATATTTTTTGATGCGTTTGGTGATGAAGTGCAACAACGTTACCTGACAGGTGAAGGTGATTGGATTATACAGGAGTGCTTGAAGTCAGGTAGTGTCTTAGTGAATGCCCGATATCAAGATTATTTTAAACACAATCAATATCAGTCGATGACATCAGTGATTCATGAGTATTTGAAGTCATATTGTACAACGGTACTTGAAGCAGATGATGTCGTTATTGCAGCTGCGGATAAGCGACATCAACAGATGGTTGTATCGCTTTTTGAATTACATAAGCTCTGTTTTTCTGTATTTCAACAGCGGGATTATCTAGACGAACGTGCATTACCTCCTGCTGCTTCCAACATTTACTGGTTAGTGGATACCCTTGAGAATGAGCGAATATTAACAGCGCATCAGGCAGTTGTGCAAGGGGGACACCCTGTGATGCGAGTGACACCTTTTGATGTGCAGACGATGTCGAACATTAGTAGTCAACTACACGAAACATATATTGGTGTCTGGTTAGATATTGAAGATGAAACAATGTGTCAAAAGATGTGGTCACAACTAGTTAGTTATCTTGAACAAGATGACACTTTACGCTTAACGCTATTAACGGAAAAGAAACCACATGCACATCCACAATGGATACATGAAGCAATTGCACGTGTGAATACACAGTTGAACACAGAAAATACGGTTTCGGAAACAGAAGCAGATTTAATGGAGCAGCCGGAACCGATTGAGTATGTCAAAATGAAGTATTTACCATTCGAATCTGACTTGGTTGAATCAATTTCAACATTACGTGTTGTGGTGGATTTATCGAAAGAACCTGATTTGTATTTACAAATTTGTTGTTTGAGTGCGGGGCTTCCACAAATCAATCGTTGTGCGACAGACTATGTGATGCATGGAATGAATGGATATATAGTTGCTGGTGAGACGGAGCTTGTGACGGCATTAGATGTGTATTTAAAACATCTGAAAAATTGGAATCAAAGTTATGCCTATGCGATGAAGTTAGCAAAGCAATATACATCAGATAAGATTATTGCGCAGTTAGATGTATTGATAGAAGGTGAAACAGATGGCACGACAATTTAA
- the asp2 gene encoding accessory Sec system protein Asp2 codes for MARQFKVLQIGGIDETTYFTPQKDTEWHFRPSIEGVSDIDALEESGPFDLIYVQAPYSETLMTVLERYSEPYSTYIDQIYWDEQFDNHSLIQQKIIRPFVYLDERDRHCKLRAVAFPGQYGDKISPIQCQVNANFKGNSHYEGNDVLVVQGVFGQEMRPLLSWKQNLIYDHHKIIQVWPQYTVSEGVEVEYRFHLVPFNSNNEVDTVFVRRQEDLKVPLEIPPREEDAYIVVSMHAKGQGVIRVGAVHKRWSRLDMGQFILGGERYVNENTDEFIHYFNPGDRKPPLNVYFSGYRSAEGFEGYFMMNKLQSPFMLIGDPRTEGGAFYLGSDSYEQAIKDVIQKRLDELGFQREDLILSGLSMGSFGALYYGAQIQPAAVVVGKPLVNLGTIAENMALVRPEDFGTALDVIYKNQGNLTDESLTMMNQKFWDQFNQADLSKTTFAISYMAHDDYDRQAFDMMLPILSRQHARVMSRGVPGRHNDDSSTITSWFVNFFHMILAQQFGRGRKHAK; via the coding sequence ATGGCACGACAATTTAAAGTGTTACAAATCGGTGGTATAGATGAGACGACGTATTTTACGCCACAAAAGGATACAGAATGGCATTTTAGACCGTCGATAGAAGGGGTGAGTGACATTGATGCCTTGGAAGAGTCGGGGCCATTCGACCTCATTTATGTTCAAGCGCCCTATTCAGAGACGTTAATGACCGTTTTAGAGCGTTATAGTGAACCTTATTCAACATATATTGATCAAATATATTGGGATGAACAGTTCGACAATCATTCACTTATTCAACAAAAGATCATTCGTCCGTTCGTTTATCTAGATGAGCGTGATAGACATTGTAAGTTGAGAGCTGTCGCGTTTCCCGGGCAATATGGGGATAAAATCTCGCCTATTCAATGTCAGGTGAATGCTAATTTCAAAGGGAACAGTCATTACGAGGGCAACGATGTATTGGTTGTTCAAGGAGTGTTCGGTCAAGAGATGCGACCACTACTCTCATGGAAACAAAATCTCATCTATGATCATCACAAAATCATACAAGTGTGGCCCCAGTATACAGTGTCGGAAGGTGTCGAAGTTGAGTATCGTTTCCATCTTGTACCATTTAATTCAAACAACGAAGTAGATACGGTGTTTGTTCGTCGGCAAGAAGATTTGAAAGTCCCACTGGAGATTCCACCGAGAGAAGAAGATGCGTATATTGTTGTCAGCATGCATGCAAAAGGACAAGGTGTTATCCGTGTAGGTGCCGTCCACAAACGATGGTCTCGGCTTGATATGGGGCAGTTTATTTTAGGTGGCGAACGCTACGTGAATGAGAATACAGATGAATTTATTCACTATTTTAACCCGGGGGATCGCAAACCACCACTCAATGTATATTTTAGTGGTTATCGCTCTGCGGAGGGATTTGAAGGTTACTTTATGATGAATAAACTCCAGTCTCCCTTCATGCTGATTGGAGATCCACGAACAGAAGGTGGTGCTTTTTATCTCGGTTCAGATTCATATGAACAGGCGATTAAAGATGTTATTCAGAAGCGGTTGGACGAACTTGGTTTTCAAAGAGAGGATCTTATCTTGTCAGGATTATCGATGGGCTCTTTCGGTGCTTTGTATTATGGTGCTCAAATACAACCTGCCGCAGTAGTTGTTGGAAAGCCTTTAGTAAATCTCGGAACCATTGCGGAAAATATGGCACTTGTACGTCCAGAAGATTTCGGAACAGCTCTTGATGTGATTTATAAGAATCAAGGTAACTTGACGGATGAATCGCTCACAATGATGAATCAAAAATTTTGGGATCAGTTTAATCAGGCTGACCTATCAAAGACAACATTTGCGATTTCATATATGGCTCATGATGATTATGACCGACAAGCATTTGATATGATGCTTCCCATTTTAAGCAGACAGCATGCGCGTGTGATGAGTCGTGGTGTTCCAGGCCGTCATAATGATGATTCATCAACGATTACAAGTTGGTTTGTAAATTTTTTTCATATGATTCTGGCGCAACAGTTTGGAAGGGGACGGAAACATGCAAAATAA
- the asp3 gene encoding accessory Sec system protein Asp3 produces MQNKSHVIRWTEITSDTFMYGTRLTFHENETVFENERMPSGVIMHTWKMITDYTAEKMVPQLPILKHGKTYRFRFDYDVIPEGHLYAKMIFKRRNGSELEPVIIKSKEIVVTYPTEAFTYELQLINAAATRVHFRSIEVSAYDENDGDKPELYISRIYQESGHSTVMNVIFQESDGLSRDVIAGWDNVILIEHWDLDVRDTIVYCLRPLQQGYHLNFIGYDQQSNRMAYDLAAAMGETAWVTESVSEKVATVEVRQYGRTTVFDFPMSIVTPLLQPSHQLQYLDMEQLNGGTYDETTDG; encoded by the coding sequence ATGCAAAATAAAAGTCATGTCATTCGATGGACAGAGATTACCTCCGATACGTTTATGTATGGAACACGGTTGACATTTCATGAGAATGAAACAGTGTTTGAAAATGAACGCATGCCTTCGGGAGTTATCATGCACACATGGAAGATGATAACAGATTATACAGCGGAGAAAATGGTACCGCAGTTACCTATTTTGAAGCATGGAAAAACATATCGTTTTCGCTTTGACTATGATGTGATCCCTGAAGGACACCTTTATGCGAAAATGATCTTCAAACGACGAAATGGTTCGGAATTAGAACCGGTCATCATTAAAAGTAAAGAGATTGTAGTGACCTACCCAACAGAGGCCTTTACATATGAATTACAACTGATTAATGCGGCTGCGACTAGAGTACATTTTCGATCGATTGAAGTCAGTGCGTACGATGAGAATGATGGGGATAAACCAGAACTTTATATTTCTCGCATATATCAAGAAAGTGGACATAGTACAGTGATGAATGTCATTTTTCAGGAATCTGATGGACTGTCACGAGATGTGATTGCAGGATGGGACAATGTGATTCTCATTGAGCATTGGGACCTTGATGTGAGAGATACGATTGTGTATTGCTTACGTCCATTACAACAAGGGTATCATCTTAATTTTATCGGATATGATCAGCAATCGAATCGAATGGCATATGATTTAGCAGCAGCTATGGGAGAGACAGCTTGGGTGACAGAAAGTGTGTCCGAAAAGGTGGCAACAGTGGAAGTAAGACAATACGGACGAACAACTGTATTTGATTTTCCGATGTCGATTGTCACACCTTTGTTGCAACCAAGTCATCAGCTGCAATATTTGGATATGGAACAGTTGAATGGAGGGACGTATGATGAGACGACAGATGGATAG
- the secA2 gene encoding accessory Sec system translocase SecA2, producing the protein MRRQMDRIVNKRRLSRLKKTLKQINDYQDTFRQACDETLKRQTQIFRKRLADGETLTSLLPEAYAVIREASWRVLGMYPKDVQVLGAIVLHEGHIAEMQTGEGKTLTATMPLYLNGLTGRGAYLITTNDYLARRDCEEMTPLFEWLGLSISLGFVDEPDYEYAPGEKAAIYVHDIIYTTNGRLGFDYLIDNLADGIESKFLPSLYYGIIDEVDSIVLDSAQTPLVISGAPPRLQSNLFGITKAFVETLEEDVHYEVKKDEQAIWLTQKGVTEANHYFGVENIYEKELFDLVRNINLALRGRHLFEANLDYFLFNGEVVLIDRITGRMLPGTKLQSGLHQAIEAKEGVDISEDMSAMTTITFQNLFKQFEVFAGMSATSKLGEKEFLDLYSKVVVQIPTDKPIERVDMSDRVFKDIEMKNEAIVERVCTLHQQKRPVLLITRTAEVAEYFSMQFFERHIPNNLLIAQNVAKEAQMIAEAGQLGAVTVATSMAGRGTDIKLGDGVKALGGLAVIVSEHMENSRVDRQLRGRAGRQGDPGTSQFYISLEDYIVERWGKHKLLEDGKLDRVDDEMLRESRLFQQRVKQIVTRAQRVSEEQGEQVREMANEYEKSISAQRDIVYAERNRVLQQEAFSMETLSMLAREVFQDAYYQHQLHKHTALRTYIYQHISFQYDGDLNGMNLHNKQAVVDMLVALFEDRLVEQERVIGNHYMYVRFMQKVILKAIDSHWIDQVDTLQQLRSNINNRQNGSRNAIFEYHRVALTSFEMMCDAIKAQVVNNLCQSVPTFDKKGKLFVHFPK; encoded by the coding sequence ATGAGACGACAGATGGATAGGATCGTCAATAAACGACGATTATCCCGACTAAAGAAGACGTTGAAGCAAATCAATGATTATCAGGATACGTTTCGACAAGCGTGTGATGAGACGTTGAAACGCCAGACGCAAATATTTCGTAAACGACTTGCGGATGGAGAGACACTCACATCTCTGTTGCCAGAAGCATACGCGGTGATACGTGAAGCGAGTTGGCGTGTGCTCGGGATGTATCCGAAAGATGTACAAGTGCTAGGTGCGATTGTATTGCATGAAGGACATATTGCTGAGATGCAGACGGGTGAGGGAAAGACGCTCACTGCAACGATGCCTCTCTATTTGAATGGTTTGACGGGGCGGGGAGCGTATCTAATCACGACGAATGATTACTTAGCACGACGTGATTGTGAAGAGATGACGCCATTGTTTGAATGGCTTGGGTTATCTATTTCTCTCGGTTTTGTCGATGAACCTGATTATGAGTATGCACCAGGTGAAAAAGCGGCGATCTATGTGCATGACATTATTTATACAACGAATGGGCGCTTAGGGTTTGATTATTTGATTGATAATCTTGCTGATGGTATCGAATCGAAGTTTTTACCATCGCTCTACTATGGAATTATTGATGAAGTCGATTCGATCGTTTTAGATTCGGCGCAAACACCGTTAGTCATATCAGGTGCACCACCACGACTGCAGTCGAATCTTTTCGGAATTACAAAGGCGTTTGTAGAGACATTGGAAGAAGATGTTCACTATGAAGTTAAGAAAGATGAACAGGCGATATGGCTAACACAAAAAGGGGTGACAGAAGCTAATCACTACTTCGGTGTTGAAAATATTTATGAAAAAGAACTGTTTGATCTCGTGCGTAATATCAATTTGGCGTTAAGAGGGCGTCATCTTTTCGAGGCGAATTTAGATTATTTTCTATTCAACGGTGAAGTCGTATTGATTGATCGTATCACAGGACGTATGTTGCCAGGGACAAAGCTACAATCCGGTCTACATCAAGCGATTGAAGCGAAAGAAGGTGTCGACATATCGGAGGACATGAGTGCCATGACGACAATTACATTTCAAAACTTATTCAAGCAATTTGAAGTGTTTGCTGGAATGTCAGCAACGAGTAAACTTGGCGAGAAAGAGTTTTTGGATCTATATAGTAAAGTCGTTGTGCAAATTCCAACGGATAAGCCGATTGAAAGGGTGGATATGTCTGATCGTGTGTTTAAAGACATTGAAATGAAAAACGAAGCGATTGTTGAACGTGTGTGTACACTTCATCAGCAAAAACGTCCGGTGTTATTAATCACACGCACTGCGGAAGTAGCAGAATATTTTTCTATGCAGTTTTTTGAACGCCATATTCCGAATAACTTGTTGATTGCGCAAAACGTGGCGAAAGAAGCACAGATGATTGCGGAAGCGGGACAACTTGGAGCAGTGACTGTTGCGACGAGCATGGCCGGACGTGGAACAGATATTAAACTAGGGGACGGTGTAAAGGCATTAGGCGGTCTTGCGGTTATTGTGAGTGAACATATGGAGAATAGTCGTGTCGATCGACAGCTTCGAGGACGTGCTGGACGTCAAGGAGATCCAGGAACGTCTCAATTTTACATTTCACTAGAAGATTATATCGTCGAACGATGGGGCAAGCACAAGTTGTTAGAAGATGGGAAACTAGACCGAGTGGATGACGAAATGTTACGAGAGAGTCGGTTGTTTCAACAACGTGTGAAGCAGATTGTCACACGGGCACAACGTGTGTCGGAAGAACAAGGAGAGCAAGTTCGAGAGATGGCGAATGAATATGAGAAAAGTATTAGTGCACAAAGAGACATTGTCTATGCTGAGCGTAATCGCGTACTTCAACAAGAAGCATTTAGTATGGAGACATTGAGCATGCTGGCACGAGAGGTGTTTCAAGATGCGTACTATCAACATCAATTACATAAACATACAGCATTGAGAACATATATTTACCAACATATCAGTTTTCAATATGACGGTGATCTGAATGGCATGAACTTACATAATAAGCAAGCAGTAGTAGACATGCTAGTGGCATTATTTGAAGATCGCTTAGTTGAACAAGAACGAGTTATTGGCAATCATTACATGTATGTCCGATTTATGCAAAAGGTTATTCTCAAAGCAATTGACAGCCATTGGATTGATCAAGTAGATACGTTGCAACAACTCCGCAGTAATATTAACAACAGGCAAAATGGTTCACGTAACGCTATTTTTGAATATCATAGAGTCGCATTAACATCTTTTGAAATGATGTGTGATGCCATAAAAGCACAAGTTGTAAACAATTTATGTCAAAGTGTGCCGACGTTTGATAAAAAAGGCAAACTCTTCGTACACTTTCCAAAATAA
- the gtfA gene encoding accessory Sec system glycosyltransferase GtfA codes for MTIYNINFGIGWASSGVEYAQMYRAKLLRAISAPMKFVFLEFISNENIQTLTENIGFQDDEVIWLYQYFTDIRIAPTTFTVQDILKDVAEPVVHETQEGKVRRLYFEGQQSFITCYLKNEGSEIVDRAEFVINGMLVRKDYYSYVRTFSEYYAPSNNVAKLYMRQFYNEAGTIAFTEYIDGDTNLYVFPDQKFYSREAFVSYFFQQLNLTSEDIIIIDRSTDVGQAILQNKGDSEVGIVVHAEHFSEHATDDDHILWNNYYEYPFAQHKEIDFYITATERQNQILTAQFKKYLDAEPKIVTIPVGSLPELRYPDKKRVPYTLITASRLASEKHIDWLIRAVVIAKQSLPELQFDIYGEGGQRKALASLIEEQDAQDYIHLKGHVHLEKVYANYKLFVSASTSEGFGLTLLEAVGSGLGMIGFDVNYGNPTFIQHEKNGYLIPVNPKEDSTQHIITTYAAHIVRFFERGPNQPHRTSYRLARPYLTTEIQQKWQDLISEVWHD; via the coding sequence GTGACAATTTATAATATTAACTTTGGTATCGGTTGGGCGAGTAGTGGTGTCGAATATGCACAAATGTACAGAGCCAAGCTACTACGTGCAATCAGTGCACCGATGAAGTTTGTATTTTTAGAGTTTATCAGCAATGAAAATATTCAAACATTGACGGAAAATATAGGATTTCAAGACGATGAAGTCATATGGCTTTATCAATATTTCACAGACATACGCATTGCACCGACAACGTTTACGGTACAAGACATTCTCAAAGATGTAGCGGAACCAGTCGTACATGAAACGCAAGAAGGAAAAGTGAGACGTTTGTATTTCGAAGGTCAACAAAGCTTCATCACCTGTTACTTAAAAAATGAAGGATCAGAAATTGTTGATCGTGCAGAATTTGTTATTAATGGCATGCTTGTACGTAAAGATTATTATAGCTATGTACGCACGTTCTCTGAATACTATGCGCCGAGTAATAACGTTGCAAAGCTTTATATGCGTCAGTTTTACAATGAAGCAGGGACGATTGCATTTACTGAATATATTGATGGTGACACAAACTTATATGTCTTTCCAGATCAAAAGTTTTATAGTCGAGAAGCATTCGTGTCTTACTTCTTTCAACAACTTAATCTAACGTCAGAAGATATCATTATCATTGATCGTTCGACAGATGTTGGACAAGCAATTCTTCAGAACAAAGGGGACAGTGAAGTAGGTATCGTTGTACATGCCGAACATTTCAGTGAGCACGCAACAGATGATGATCATATCTTGTGGAATAATTATTATGAATATCCCTTTGCACAACATAAAGAGATTGATTTTTATATCACTGCGACAGAACGACAAAATCAAATCTTAACTGCACAATTTAAAAAATATTTGGATGCAGAGCCGAAAATCGTCACAATCCCTGTTGGAAGTCTACCAGAGTTGAGATACCCAGATAAAAAAAGAGTGCCCTATACATTGATTACAGCGTCTCGATTAGCGAGTGAAAAACATATCGATTGGTTGATACGTGCGGTAGTAATCGCCAAGCAATCATTACCAGAATTACAATTTGATATATACGGAGAGGGTGGACAGAGAAAAGCACTAGCATCGCTTATCGAAGAACAAGATGCTCAAGATTATATTCATTTGAAAGGGCATGTGCATCTTGAAAAAGTGTATGCCAACTATAAGTTGTTTGTTTCTGCATCAACGAGTGAAGGGTTCGGTTTAACATTGTTAGAAGCTGTCGGTTCAGGATTGGGTATGATTGGGTTCGACGTCAACTATGGGAATCCTACCTTTATTCAACATGAAAAAAATGGCTACTTAATACCAGTCAACCCAAAAGAAGACAGCACACAACATATCATCACAACGTATGCAGCACATATTGTTCGGTTTTTTGAACGTGGCCCCAACCAACCGCATCGTACGTCTTATCGATTGGCACGTCCTTATTTAACGACAGAAATCCAACAAAAATGGCAAGATTTGATTTCGGAGGTATGGCATGATTAA
- the gtfB gene encoding accessory Sec system glycosylation chaperone GtfB yields the protein MINLFEHFDKAARTLYQTLKLAGHNNKTIVLEDDGFLPEQILTPYRFFSQYQVRGHHKALYFNQVQVPRYWEIIGNNTEATVNDMGKVRAYIRYYRGSKPRIVSHVEWLDDAGRLQYVDHYTQHGVRFAQTVYDLTGNKIFRKYLDQQGHEVIYENFVAQSVIVNWQGQSHHFNHKIAFIHFFLREAGIAMNQFVINSLGLPFSILYRLNEPGHDLLFWQEKSGGHMPGNMSLMLQEENIRDYHVIVPDQREYDILSQQLDTQAQQRLLRAGYLYEYARTNQYTANILTMTNSGQIHHLTDIVQACPKATFHIGAVTEMSDVLMAMDQYPNVRLYPAIERATVDKLYHECDVYLDINEGGEIIDAVQRAFDHDMLILGYRVNAHNMNVTAPENLFDKDNHAAHLIEALKDIQRKKRYFKVRHNYQKAHAHEITDKAFNQVMTRVIP from the coding sequence ATGATTAATTTATTTGAACACTTTGATAAAGCAGCGCGCACATTGTATCAAACGCTCAAACTTGCTGGGCACAATAATAAAACGATTGTATTAGAAGATGACGGCTTTTTGCCAGAACAGATTTTGACACCGTATCGCTTTTTTTCACAGTATCAGGTGCGAGGTCATCACAAGGCACTTTATTTCAATCAAGTACAAGTACCGCGTTATTGGGAAATTATCGGCAATAATACCGAAGCAACAGTGAATGATATGGGCAAGGTCCGTGCATACATTCGCTATTACCGTGGTTCGAAACCACGTATTGTGAGTCACGTCGAATGGTTAGATGATGCTGGGCGTTTACAGTATGTCGATCACTATACACAACACGGTGTCCGTTTTGCACAAACAGTTTATGATTTGACAGGAAACAAAATCTTTCGCAAATATTTAGATCAGCAAGGCCATGAAGTGATTTATGAAAACTTTGTTGCGCAATCTGTTATCGTGAACTGGCAAGGACAATCACATCACTTCAATCATAAAATTGCGTTCATTCACTTTTTTCTACGTGAAGCAGGAATCGCTATGAATCAGTTTGTCATCAATTCACTAGGGCTCCCATTTTCTATCCTATATCGTTTGAATGAGCCAGGGCATGATTTGTTATTCTGGCAAGAAAAGAGTGGTGGCCATATGCCGGGTAATATGTCGTTAATGCTACAAGAAGAGAACATACGTGACTACCATGTCATTGTGCCGGATCAACGAGAATATGACATATTATCACAACAATTAGATACACAGGCACAACAGCGACTGTTACGCGCTGGATACCTTTATGAATATGCACGAACGAACCAATATACAGCTAATATTTTAACGATGACGAACTCGGGTCAAATTCATCATTTGACAGACATTGTGCAAGCATGTCCAAAGGCGACCTTTCATATCGGGGCAGTGACCGAGATGTCTGACGTTCTGATGGCGATGGATCAATATCCGAATGTACGTCTGTACCCAGCGATTGAGCGCGCTACGGTCGATAAGTTATATCACGAGTGTGACGTCTATTTAGACATCAATGAAGGTGGCGAGATTATTGACGCTGTACAACGGGCATTCGATCATGACATGCTCATATTAGGCTATCGAGTCAACGCACATAATATGAATGTAACGGCACCGGAAAATCTCTTTGATAAAGATAATCATGCAGCGCATCTGATTGAAGCATTGAAAGACATTCAAAGAAAGAAACGTTACTTCAAAGTACGACACAATTATCAAAAAGCACATGCACATGAAATCACTGATAAAGCTTTCAATCAAGTGATGACACGTGTGATTCCTTAA